The following coding sequences are from one Nonlabens arenilitoris window:
- the miaA gene encoding tRNA (adenosine(37)-N6)-dimethylallyltransferase MiaA: MINKSLIVIVGPTAVGKTALSIAFAKAYQTEIISCDSRQFFKEMTIGTAVPSITELTEAPHHFIQNLSIHDSYSVGDFERDAVKLLDNLFKTHDTVIMVGGSALYEKAVTHGLDQLPEVPSYINDSIEKLFIEEGIESLQEELKIKDPEYYQLVDLQNPRRLMRALAICRATGETFTQYRSGDKQQRDFNIIKVGLEAPREELYDRINARVDIMLEQGLLNEAKNLLPFQHLTSLKTVGYQELMGVFENKYDLKEGIRLIKRNSRRFAKRQLTWYRKDNDVMWFHYKTRHTDIVQRVSEKLMESNV, translated from the coding sequence ATGATTAATAAATCCCTTATTGTTATAGTAGGTCCTACTGCTGTGGGAAAGACTGCTTTGAGTATCGCTTTCGCGAAAGCGTACCAAACTGAAATAATATCGTGCGACTCTAGACAATTTTTCAAAGAAATGACGATCGGGACCGCAGTACCATCAATCACAGAACTTACCGAAGCACCACATCATTTTATTCAAAATTTGAGTATACATGATTCTTACTCTGTAGGTGATTTTGAAAGAGATGCGGTAAAATTACTAGATAACTTATTTAAAACGCATGACACAGTAATTATGGTAGGCGGCAGTGCTTTATATGAAAAAGCTGTTACACATGGTCTGGATCAATTACCAGAAGTTCCATCATACATAAATGATTCTATAGAAAAATTATTCATAGAAGAAGGGATAGAATCTCTACAAGAAGAATTGAAAATCAAAGATCCTGAGTATTATCAACTAGTAGATTTACAAAACCCGAGAAGACTAATGAGAGCTTTAGCGATTTGTAGGGCTACAGGAGAAACCTTTACACAATATAGATCTGGTGATAAGCAACAGAGAGATTTTAATATTATAAAAGTCGGACTTGAAGCGCCTAGAGAAGAATTATACGATCGCATCAATGCTAGAGTAGACATAATGCTAGAGCAAGGCCTATTAAACGAAGCAAAAAACCTATTACCATTTCAACACCTTACTTCTTTGAAAACTGTAGGGTATCAAGAATTGATGGGCGTATTTGAAAACAAATATGATCTAAAAGAAGGTATTAGATTAATAAAAAGAAACTCACGTAGGTTTGCAAAAAGGCAATTGACTTGGTATCGTAAAGATAACGACGTGATGTGGTTTCACTACAAAACTCGCCACACAGATATTGTGCAGCGAGTTAGTGAAAAACTTATGGAGTCTAATGTTTAA
- the coaE gene encoding dephospho-CoA kinase (Dephospho-CoA kinase (CoaE) performs the final step in coenzyme A biosynthesis.), protein MKVIGLTGGIGSGKTTVAKEFEKLNVPIYIADERSKYILSNNRSVIDQVKILLGQQAYIDDNGKIEANRPFIASKVFKDKNLLEGLNKILHPAVRIDFDKFCERHHSAAYVLYEAAILFETNGDKRCDATILVTASLQKRIERVMHRDAVTEEDVLSRMKNQWTQKEKLELADFVIINDNIDLLTLKSGLIHRFMLKN, encoded by the coding sequence ATGAAAGTGATAGGTCTTACAGGCGGTATAGGTAGTGGAAAAACTACCGTAGCTAAGGAGTTTGAAAAATTAAATGTGCCTATTTATATAGCCGATGAAAGGTCCAAATATATTCTTTCTAATAATCGTAGTGTTATAGATCAAGTGAAGATCTTATTAGGTCAACAGGCATATATTGATGACAATGGAAAAATAGAGGCTAATAGACCTTTTATAGCTAGTAAAGTATTTAAAGATAAAAACCTGTTAGAAGGTCTTAACAAAATACTACATCCTGCAGTACGCATCGATTTTGATAAATTTTGTGAGAGACATCATAGTGCCGCTTATGTTTTATATGAAGCAGCTATTCTTTTTGAAACAAATGGTGATAAGAGGTGTGATGCTACTATTTTAGTGACAGCTTCCTTGCAGAAACGCATTGAAAGGGTTATGCATAGAGATGCCGTGACTGAAGAAGATGTTCTCTCTAGAATGAAGAATCAATGGACACAAAAAGAAAAATTGGAGTTGGCAGATTTTGTAATAATTAACGATAATATCGATTTATTAACTCTTAAATCAGGTTTAATTCATCGTTTTATGTTAAAAAATTAA
- a CDS encoding sensor histidine kinase, which yields MSLSLAGIIAVQIYWIVDSINGRNEQFSFAIRQSLVNVAKEIEDQEVEYYYRAVNRAIDSLDIAPNSMNMSSLLMRIRDANVDEAITYSNSIQGESYKLNAPILDIEMDSVMFTKLLNRRVKTIKRNSSLDGAPVNSEESYEKINQWDMLSKKMFMESIADQSASLPITQRVTNRQVEELLSKELKERQINSSFEFAIHQDNFPTRIQSANFDIENYFTWGIPIFNSDSANNQSYKLLINLPGRQKFILSSVLGMAGLSLVFTLIIVIAYSSAISQLFQQRQISQIKTDFINNMTHEFKTPIATINLALDSLKHPKISSDPEKVANYLRMIREENKRMHSQVENVLRISKLEKNDLDIQKENLDLNDVLEDSISHIALILEQRGGSLHRHFGALRTTVLANESHLSNVFVNVLENAIKYTDESEAPVIDVYTENVRDKIVIKIRDQGIGMSKNAQRKVFQKFFREHTGNIHNVKGHGLGLAYAQRIVDDHHGDIYVESEKGQGSTFIINLPLIT from the coding sequence ATGAGCCTTTCACTTGCAGGTATTATTGCGGTCCAGATTTACTGGATTGTGGATAGTATTAATGGGAGAAATGAGCAATTCTCCTTTGCGATTAGACAATCATTAGTAAACGTAGCTAAAGAGATTGAAGATCAAGAGGTTGAATATTATTATAGAGCTGTTAATCGCGCGATTGATAGTTTAGACATAGCGCCTAATTCAATGAACATGAGTTCTTTGTTAATGCGTATTAGGGATGCAAATGTAGATGAAGCTATTACATATTCTAATAGCATACAAGGAGAGAGCTACAAGCTTAATGCGCCTATTTTAGATATTGAGATGGATAGTGTAATGTTTACTAAACTGTTGAATCGTCGTGTTAAAACTATTAAACGTAATTCGTCACTAGATGGTGCTCCTGTAAATTCTGAAGAATCCTATGAGAAAATAAATCAATGGGATATGTTAAGTAAAAAGATGTTTATGGAGTCAATAGCAGATCAGTCTGCTAGTTTACCTATAACGCAACGGGTTACTAACAGACAGGTTGAAGAATTGCTAAGTAAGGAATTAAAAGAGCGTCAAATAAATTCTAGTTTTGAGTTTGCGATACATCAAGATAATTTCCCGACTAGAATTCAGTCAGCAAACTTTGATATCGAGAATTATTTTACATGGGGAATACCCATTTTTAATTCTGATAGTGCAAATAATCAATCTTACAAATTATTAATTAATCTTCCAGGCAGGCAAAAATTTATCTTGTCATCAGTATTAGGCATGGCAGGCCTTTCATTAGTTTTTACACTTATCATTGTAATTGCTTATTCTAGTGCTATATCGCAATTGTTTCAGCAACGTCAGATTTCGCAAATTAAGACTGACTTTATAAATAATATGACGCACGAGTTTAAAACTCCTATTGCGACTATTAATCTAGCATTGGATTCTTTAAAACATCCTAAAATTAGCTCAGATCCTGAGAAAGTAGCTAATTACCTAAGAATGATTAGAGAAGAAAATAAAAGAATGCATTCACAAGTTGAAAATGTATTACGTATTTCTAAATTAGAAAAAAATGATTTAGATATTCAAAAAGAAAATTTAGATCTTAATGATGTGTTAGAAGATAGTATATCACATATTGCATTAATTCTAGAACAACGAGGTGGATCACTACATCGTCACTTTGGCGCATTGCGCACAACAGTATTAGCAAATGAAAGTCATCTAAGTAATGTATTTGTAAATGTATTAGAAAATGCTATCAAATATACTGATGAGTCTGAGGCACCAGTCATAGATGTCTATACTGAAAATGTCAGAGATAAAATAGTAATTAAAATAAGAGATCAAGGAATAGGGATGAGTAAGAATGCTCAACGCAAAGTATTCCAAAAATTCTTTAGAGAACATACTGGTAATATTCACAATGTAAAAGGACACGGACTAGGTTTAGCATATGCTCAACGTATAGTGGATGATCACCATGGTGATATTTATGTCGAGAGTGAAAAAGGCCAGGGAAGCACATTTATAATTAATTTACCTTTAATAACTTAA
- a CDS encoding glycosyltransferase yields the protein MELNFSFIVPVYNRPEEVEKLLISISRLDYNKDFEVVIVEDGSTLTCEAVCSRFRESVNISYFFKSNSGPGESRNYGMCKAKGNYFIILDSDCILPKGYLQAAESALQSDYVDCYGGPDAAHESFTSLQKAINYSMTSFFTTGGIRGGSEQLDKFQPRSFNMGLSKEAFLSTEGFGKIHPGEDPDLSIRLWKSGYRTRLIKDAYVYHERRISWKLFYKQVHKFGMVRVILNKWYPDSAKVIYWLPSLFIIGLLFSMLTFLAGYVWLLYAVMLYFLLIFIDSSIKNGVKIGLLSIYAVFIQFTGYGYGFFKSYFYLNILKKEEKNQFPQLFFK from the coding sequence ATAGAACTCAATTTTTCCTTTATTGTACCAGTTTATAATCGTCCTGAAGAGGTTGAGAAATTGCTAATTAGTATTTCTCGGTTAGATTATAACAAAGATTTTGAAGTTGTTATTGTAGAAGATGGATCTACATTAACTTGTGAGGCTGTTTGTTCTCGCTTTCGCGAAAGCGTCAACATTTCCTATTTTTTTAAATCCAATTCAGGTCCAGGAGAATCTCGTAATTATGGTATGTGTAAAGCAAAGGGTAATTATTTTATTATATTAGATAGTGATTGTATACTTCCCAAAGGTTACTTACAAGCAGCTGAGAGCGCTTTGCAATCTGATTATGTAGATTGTTATGGAGGTCCAGATGCCGCTCATGAAAGTTTTACATCATTACAAAAAGCTATTAATTATAGTATGACCTCATTTTTTACAACTGGAGGAATTAGAGGTGGTAGTGAACAGCTAGATAAATTCCAACCTCGTAGCTTTAATATGGGGTTGAGTAAAGAGGCTTTTCTGTCTACTGAAGGGTTTGGTAAAATTCATCCTGGAGAAGATCCAGATTTGAGTATCCGGCTATGGAAATCAGGTTATCGTACGAGGTTAATTAAAGACGCTTATGTATATCATGAGAGACGTATATCATGGAAATTATTTTACAAGCAGGTGCATAAATTTGGGATGGTAAGAGTTATATTAAATAAATGGTATCCAGATTCTGCCAAGGTGATCTACTGGTTACCTAGTTTATTTATAATAGGTTTATTATTTTCTATGTTAACGTTTTTAGCCGGTTATGTATGGTTGCTTTATGCAGTGATGCTGTACTTTCTACTGATCTTTATAGACAGTAGCATAAAAAACGGTGTTAAAATAGGCTTGCTTTCTATATATGCTGTTTTTATACAATTTACGGGTTATGGATATGGTTTTTTTAAATCATATTTCTATCTAAATATTTTGAAAAAAGAAGAAAAAAATCAATTTCCACAATTGTTTTTTAAATAA
- a CDS encoding ion transporter — MDNKTSSTVWKRKIHEIIYEADTPAGKWFDVILLVLIVISLILVMLESIPGLGEKYAFEFITAEWIVTIFFTIEYILRVISINKPTKYIFSFYGIIDFLSTIPLYLTFFFGGFSALLAVRSLRLLRVFRILKVTRYIGEADKLSKAIKASGPKIAVFLFAVMVVSIIFGTLMYLVEGPEHGFDSIPKSIYWCIVTLTTVGFGDIAPETPLGQFLATLIMIMGYGIIAVPTGIVSAEYAQDLRKKSDNKGIEDSNYRHVNTQVCQNCLAKKHQDTAQFCHKCGYPLHD, encoded by the coding sequence CTGTTTGGAAACGTAAAATTCATGAAATAATTTATGAAGCAGACACTCCTGCAGGTAAGTGGTTTGACGTCATTTTACTAGTTCTTATTGTTATAAGCCTAATATTGGTAATGCTAGAAAGCATTCCAGGATTAGGTGAGAAATATGCTTTTGAATTTATTACTGCAGAGTGGATAGTTACTATATTTTTCACTATCGAGTATATATTAAGAGTTATTTCAATAAATAAACCGACTAAGTATATTTTTAGTTTTTACGGAATTATCGATTTCTTATCTACCATTCCGCTATACCTTACTTTTTTCTTTGGCGGTTTCAGCGCTTTACTCGCAGTAAGATCTTTGAGACTATTAAGAGTTTTTAGAATTTTAAAAGTTACTAGATATATAGGTGAAGCAGACAAATTAAGTAAAGCTATAAAAGCCAGTGGTCCTAAAATCGCAGTATTTTTATTTGCAGTAATGGTTGTATCCATCATTTTTGGGACTTTAATGTATCTCGTTGAAGGTCCAGAGCATGGTTTTGATAGCATTCCTAAATCTATTTATTGGTGTATTGTGACCTTGACAACAGTAGGATTTGGTGACATTGCACCAGAAACACCTTTAGGTCAATTTTTAGCAACTTTAATTATGATTATGGGTTACGGTATTATTGCCGTACCTACCGGTATTGTTAGTGCTGAGTATGCACAAGATTTAAGAAAGAAAAGTGACAACAAAGGAATTGAAGACTCTAATTATAGACATGTAAACACACAAGTATGTCAAAATTGTCTTGCCAAAAAACATCAAGATACCGCTCAATTCTGTCACAAATGTGGCTATCCATTACATGATTAA
- a CDS encoding response regulator transcription factor has translation METVNKKILLVEDDPNFGTVLKDYLMMNDFDVVHAKNGMEGFEKFKKDNYDLCILDVMMPYKDGFTLAKEIREKNEEVPIIFLTAKAMKEDVLRGYKVGADDYLNKPFDSEVLLMKIKAIIQRKGADSLADSKEFEFQIGNFHLNSKLRFLTLNDKEPIKLSPKENELLRLLALHLNDLMPRELALTKIWRDDNYFTSRSMDVYIAKLRKYLKSDENVEIVNIHGEGFRLLVKDQVDF, from the coding sequence ATGGAAACTGTAAACAAAAAGATTCTTCTTGTAGAGGACGATCCCAACTTCGGGACAGTATTAAAAGATTACCTTATGATGAACGACTTTGACGTGGTACACGCAAAGAACGGGATGGAAGGTTTTGAGAAATTTAAAAAAGATAACTATGATCTTTGTATTCTAGATGTAATGATGCCATATAAAGATGGTTTTACATTAGCCAAAGAGATCAGAGAAAAAAACGAAGAAGTGCCTATTATTTTCTTAACTGCAAAAGCAATGAAAGAAGATGTATTAAGAGGATATAAAGTAGGAGCAGATGACTACTTAAATAAGCCTTTTGATAGTGAGGTATTGCTAATGAAGATTAAAGCGATCATACAGCGTAAAGGTGCTGATAGTCTGGCAGATTCTAAAGAGTTTGAATTCCAGATTGGTAATTTCCATCTTAATTCTAAACTTAGATTCTTAACTCTTAATGATAAAGAGCCTATTAAGTTATCGCCTAAAGAGAATGAGTTATTACGTCTACTAGCGTTACACCTTAATGATCTAATGCCACGTGAATTAGCGCTTACTAAGATATGGAGAGATGATAACTACTTCACCTCTCGTAGTATGGACGTATATATTGCAAAATTACGTAAGTATCTTAAGTCTGACGAAAATGTAGAAATCGTGAATATTCACGGTGAAGGATTCCGTTTATTAGTAAAAGACCAAGTAGATTTTTAA